A genomic region of Homalodisca vitripennis isolate AUS2020 chromosome 5, UT_GWSS_2.1, whole genome shotgun sequence contains the following coding sequences:
- the LOC124362542 gene encoding glyceraldehyde-3-phosphate dehydrogenase-like isoform X1, giving the protein MLKLFQLSKPIKTMRTLSILSSRLKSDKQCSSGGRGKREEDRSGDGCPPKIAINGFGRIGRLALRIAVEHGCPLEIVAVNDPGMKTDQMAYLLKYDSTHGRFVGDVTVEGSEMIVDGKSICTYSEGDPRNIPWKDLEVDYVIESSGKYTTAKKAQAHIAAGAKKVVITAPSSDSPMYVVGVNLDAYDSSKKVISCASCTTNCLAPLAKVVHENFQIVEALMTTIHSITPSQKTLDGPATKNWRVGRGALQNMIPSSTGAAKAVAKVLPDLEGKMTAMSVRVPVANVSLVDLTCRLKKKTSLDDIKCVLCEAMEGPMMGIIDMTNDEVVSSDFISSHYSCVYDAKASLALNDNFVKLIAWYDNEYGYTCRVIDLIKFMHAEGTC; this is encoded by the exons ATGTTGAAGTTATTTCAGTTATCAAAACCCATCAAAACAATGAGAACTTTGTCAATTCTTTCATCAAGACTTAAAAG tGATAAACAATGTAGCAGTGGTGGCAGAGGAAAGAGAGAGGAGGACAGGTCAGGAGACGGCTGTCCACCTAAGATTGCCATCAATGGGTTTGGCAGGATAGGACGGTTGGCATTGAGAATAGCTGTGGAGCATGGATGTCCTCTTGAG ATCGTTGCAGTCAATGACCCTGGGATGAAAACAGATCAAATGGCGTACCTGTTGAAGTATGATTCGACTCATGGAAGATTTGTGGGTGATGTGACAGTTGAGGGGAGCGAAATGATTGTGgatg GTAAATCTATATGCACTTACAGTGAGGGAGATCCTAGAAACATTCCATGGAAGGACCTTGAGGTAGATTATGTTATAGAATCAAGTGGTAAATATACAACTGCAAAAAAAGCTCAG GCTCACATAGCAGCTGGGGCTAAAAAGGTTGTGATAACTGCCCCCTCCTCTGATTCACCTATGTATGTGGTCGGTGTAAACCTGGATGCATATGATTCATCCAAGAAAGTTATTTCTTGTGCTTCTTGTACAACCAACTGTCTTGCCCCTCTGGCAAAGGTTGTGCATGAGAATTTTCAGATAGTTGAAGCGCTCATGACAACTATACACAGCATTACTCCATCACAAAAAACATTAGATGGACCTGCCACAAag AATTGGCGAGTGGGTAGAGGAGCTCTGCAGAATATGATTCCATCATCAACAGGAGCAGCCAAGGCTGTAGCCAAGGTGCTGCCGGACTTGGAAGGTAAAATGACAGCAATGTCTGTGAGAGTCCCAGTTGCAAACGTCTCTCTTGTCGACTTGACGTGCAG gttaaagaaaaaaacatcaTTGGACGATATAAAATGTGTACTGTGTGAAGCTATGGAGGGACCAATGATGGGGATCATTGATATGACCAATGATGAAGTTGTTTCCTCTGACTTCATTAGCTCTCACTACTCTTGTGTCTACGATGCCAAAGCTAGTCTGGCTCTCAATGATAATTTCGTTAAGTTGATAGCATG
- the LOC124362542 gene encoding glyceraldehyde-3-phosphate dehydrogenase-like isoform X2 yields the protein MDVLLRFQIVAVNDPGMKTDQMAYLLKYDSTHGRFVGDVTVEGSEMIVDGKSICTYSEGDPRNIPWKDLEVDYVIESSGKYTTAKKAQAHIAAGAKKVVITAPSSDSPMYVVGVNLDAYDSSKKVISCASCTTNCLAPLAKVVHENFQIVEALMTTIHSITPSQKTLDGPATKNWRVGRGALQNMIPSSTGAAKAVAKVLPDLEGKMTAMSVRVPVANVSLVDLTCRLKKKTSLDDIKCVLCEAMEGPMMGIIDMTNDEVVSSDFISSHYSCVYDAKASLALNDNFVKLIAWYDNEYGYTCRVIDLIKFMHAEGTC from the exons ATGGATGTCCTCTTGAG GTTTCAGATCGTTGCAGTCAATGACCCTGGGATGAAAACAGATCAAATGGCGTACCTGTTGAAGTATGATTCGACTCATGGAAGATTTGTGGGTGATGTGACAGTTGAGGGGAGCGAAATGATTGTGgatg GTAAATCTATATGCACTTACAGTGAGGGAGATCCTAGAAACATTCCATGGAAGGACCTTGAGGTAGATTATGTTATAGAATCAAGTGGTAAATATACAACTGCAAAAAAAGCTCAG GCTCACATAGCAGCTGGGGCTAAAAAGGTTGTGATAACTGCCCCCTCCTCTGATTCACCTATGTATGTGGTCGGTGTAAACCTGGATGCATATGATTCATCCAAGAAAGTTATTTCTTGTGCTTCTTGTACAACCAACTGTCTTGCCCCTCTGGCAAAGGTTGTGCATGAGAATTTTCAGATAGTTGAAGCGCTCATGACAACTATACACAGCATTACTCCATCACAAAAAACATTAGATGGACCTGCCACAAag AATTGGCGAGTGGGTAGAGGAGCTCTGCAGAATATGATTCCATCATCAACAGGAGCAGCCAAGGCTGTAGCCAAGGTGCTGCCGGACTTGGAAGGTAAAATGACAGCAATGTCTGTGAGAGTCCCAGTTGCAAACGTCTCTCTTGTCGACTTGACGTGCAG gttaaagaaaaaaacatcaTTGGACGATATAAAATGTGTACTGTGTGAAGCTATGGAGGGACCAATGATGGGGATCATTGATATGACCAATGATGAAGTTGTTTCCTCTGACTTCATTAGCTCTCACTACTCTTGTGTCTACGATGCCAAAGCTAGTCTGGCTCTCAATGATAATTTCGTTAAGTTGATAGCATG